One genomic region from Streptomyces sp. NBC_01431 encodes:
- the treS gene encoding maltose alpha-D-glucosyltransferase, producing MIVNEPVHDTFEDTPAKDRDPEWFKRAVFYEVLVRSFQDSNGDGVGDLKGITAKLDYLQWLGVDCLWLPPFFKSPLRDGGYDVSDYTAVLPEFGDLADFVEFVDAAHQRGMRVIIDFVMNHTSDQHPWFQESRKDPDGPYADYYVWADDDKQFQDARIIFVDTETSNWTFDPVRKQYYWHRFFSHQPDLNYENPAVQEEIVSALRFWLDLGIDGFRLDAVPYLYQEEGTNCENLPATHEFLKRVRAEIDASYPDTVLLAEANQWPEDVVDYFGDFAKGGDECHMAFHFPVMPRIFMAVRRESRYPVSEILAKTPAIPKNAQWGIFLRNHDELTLEMVTDEERDYMYAEYAKDPRMRANIGIRRRLAPLLDNDRNQIELFTALLLSLPGSPILYYGDEIGMGDNIWLGDRDAVRTPMQWTPDRNAGFSSCDPGRLYLPTIMDPVYGYQVTNVEAAMASPSSLLHWTRRMIEIRKQNPAFGLGSYTELTSSNPAVLAFLREAGDDLVLCVHNFSRFPQPTELDLQAFNGRHPVELIGGVRFPAIGEWPYLLTLAGHGFYWFRLRKDAAAT from the coding sequence ATGATCGTCAACGAGCCCGTCCACGACACCTTCGAGGACACCCCCGCCAAGGACCGCGATCCCGAGTGGTTCAAGCGAGCGGTGTTCTACGAGGTGCTCGTGCGGTCCTTCCAGGACAGCAACGGCGACGGCGTAGGGGATCTCAAGGGCATCACCGCCAAGCTGGACTACCTCCAGTGGCTGGGCGTCGACTGCCTCTGGCTGCCGCCGTTCTTCAAGTCCCCCCTGCGGGACGGTGGTTACGACGTCTCGGACTACACCGCGGTCCTGCCGGAGTTCGGCGACCTCGCCGACTTCGTGGAGTTCGTGGACGCCGCCCACCAGCGCGGCATGCGCGTGATCATCGACTTCGTGATGAACCACACCAGCGACCAGCACCCGTGGTTCCAGGAGTCACGCAAGGACCCCGACGGCCCCTACGCGGACTACTACGTCTGGGCCGACGACGACAAGCAGTTCCAGGACGCCCGGATCATCTTCGTCGACACCGAGACGTCCAACTGGACCTTCGACCCGGTCCGCAAGCAGTACTACTGGCACCGCTTCTTCTCCCACCAGCCCGACCTCAACTACGAGAACCCGGCCGTGCAGGAGGAGATCGTCTCCGCACTGCGCTTCTGGCTCGACCTCGGCATCGACGGCTTCCGCCTGGACGCCGTGCCGTACCTGTACCAGGAGGAGGGAACCAACTGCGAAAACCTTCCGGCGACGCACGAGTTCCTCAAGCGGGTACGGGCCGAGATCGACGCGAGCTACCCGGACACGGTGCTGCTCGCCGAGGCCAACCAGTGGCCCGAGGACGTCGTGGACTACTTCGGCGACTTCGCCAAGGGCGGCGACGAGTGCCACATGGCGTTCCACTTCCCGGTGATGCCGCGCATCTTCATGGCCGTACGGCGCGAATCGCGCTACCCGGTCTCGGAAATCCTCGCCAAGACCCCGGCGATCCCGAAGAACGCCCAGTGGGGCATCTTCCTGCGCAACCACGACGAGCTCACCCTCGAAATGGTCACGGACGAAGAGCGCGACTACATGTACGCCGAGTACGCCAAGGATCCCCGGATGCGGGCCAACATCGGCATCCGGCGCAGGCTCGCCCCGCTGCTCGACAACGACCGCAACCAGATCGAGCTGTTCACCGCGCTGCTGCTCTCGCTGCCCGGCTCGCCGATCCTGTACTACGGCGACGAGATCGGGATGGGCGACAACATCTGGCTCGGTGACCGCGACGCGGTGCGCACCCCGATGCAGTGGACCCCGGACCGCAACGCGGGCTTCTCCTCGTGCGACCCGGGACGGCTCTACCTGCCCACGATCATGGATCCGGTCTACGGCTACCAGGTGACGAACGTCGAGGCCGCCATGGCCTCGCCGTCCTCGCTGCTGCACTGGACCCGCCGGATGATCGAGATCCGCAAGCAGAACCCCGCCTTCGGACTCGGCTCGTACACCGAGCTGACCTCCTCCAACCCGGCCGTCCTCGCCTTCCTGCGCGAGGCGGGCGACGACCTGGTGCTGTGCGTGCACAACTTCTCGCGCTTCCCCCAGCCCACCGAGCTGGACCTCCAGGCGTTCAACGGCCGCCATCCGGTCGAGCTGATCGGCGGAGTGCGCTTCCCGGCGATCGGCGAATGGCCGTATCTGCTGACCCTGGCCGGACACGGCTTCTACTGGTTCCGGTTGCGCAAGGACGCCGCCGCCACCTGA